In one window of Fictibacillus phosphorivorans DNA:
- a CDS encoding DUF3147 family protein yields MYVIMKILISAGVIAAVTEIAKRFPSFGGIVAALPLVSLLSIIWLYVQGEPTKTLSKFALGVLWGFPATAVLLAIVYISLKHSFSLITCLGLGISGWLGCILLQEVAVKFIKTII; encoded by the coding sequence ATGTATGTAATTATGAAAATCCTAATTTCTGCAGGAGTTATTGCAGCAGTTACCGAAATTGCTAAAAGGTTTCCTAGTTTTGGCGGAATCGTGGCTGCTCTTCCACTTGTAAGTTTATTAAGCATTATCTGGCTTTATGTACAAGGAGAGCCAACCAAAACGTTAAGCAAATTTGCTCTTGGCGTTTTATGGGGATTTCCAGCAACTGCCGTTCTATTAGCGATTGTTTATATTTCTTTAAAGCACTCCTTCTCATTAATCACCTGCTTAGGTTTAGGTATAAGCGGTTGGTTAGGATGTATTTTGCTTCAAGAGGTAGCTGTGAAATTCATAAAAACAATAATCTGA
- a CDS encoding DNA-binding protein, giving the protein MQNTSLPTRLGKPAERALTSAGISSIEQLTDWRESDLKKLHGIGPKAMGQLLAALQERGLSFKK; this is encoded by the coding sequence ATGCAAAATACAAGTCTCCCCACTAGATTAGGAAAACCCGCTGAAAGAGCTTTGACATCCGCAGGCATATCTTCAATCGAGCAACTAACAGATTGGAGGGAATCAGATCTTAAGAAATTACACGGAATAGGTCCGAAAGCGATGGGACAGCTTCTAGCAGCACTGCAAGAAAGAGGACTGTCTTTCAAGAAATAA
- a CDS encoding MarR family winged helix-turn-helix transcriptional regulator, which produces MRSSSKLNQYWTDLYFHLHYPHGEKITHQMVRVLQLIDKKDRVVVNDVANYLDISHNTASEHVKRMIHKNYIEKKRDLEDERKVILRLTDIGKKVLHENTSLDEDKLNHIFSQMDEVEIELITKAFKLLSERSKSCM; this is translated from the coding sequence ATGCGTAGTTCATCAAAATTAAATCAATATTGGACAGACTTATACTTTCATTTGCACTATCCACATGGTGAGAAAATTACTCATCAGATGGTACGGGTTCTACAGTTAATTGATAAAAAAGATAGAGTAGTTGTAAATGATGTAGCGAATTATCTTGATATCTCTCACAATACGGCTTCTGAGCATGTGAAGCGGATGATTCATAAGAATTACATAGAAAAGAAACGCGATTTGGAGGATGAACGAAAAGTTATTCTTCGGTTAACGGATATTGGAAAAAAGGTACTTCATGAGAATACGAGTCTAGATGAAGATAAGTTGAATCATATCTTCAGTCAAATGGACGAAGTTGAAATAGAGTTAATCACGAAAGCCTTTAAACTGCTAAGTGAGCGGTCAAAATCATGTATGTAA